GACAGGCTCTGATAGAACATCACCATCCAGAAAGGAACTCCCATGGTAAGAATAGCAACGAATAATGCCACTATCCTGAACAGGCTTTCTACCGGATGATGCCGCAACGCGGTGGTAGCATCAATCTGCGTATCGATATGATGTATCTTATGGAACTGCCACATCCAGGCTGTTTTATGCTGCACCCAATGTATCAGCCAGGAGCCGATAAAATCGAGCATCAGCAACGCGAGAATAGTATGTAGCCATAACGGCAGCGGAGCCAGATAAAGCGCCCCGAAACGGTGTTCACTGGTCCACAGGGAAGCTTTTACAATGAGGAAAGCCAGCCCGGTATTTACAACCACAGTGGTGAGTGTAAAGAAGAGGTTAGTGCCCGCATGTTTATACTTGTTGCTGCGGAAGTGAAAACGAGGTGCCATTCCTTCAATGATCCAGAGAAGGAGTAGGCCGCTGATCAATATAGCGGTACGATATACCG
The genomic region above belongs to Chitinophaga sp. 180180018-3 and contains:
- a CDS encoding sterol desaturase family protein, producing MVSFFEHIPSVYRTAILISGLLLLWIIEGMAPRFHFRSNKYKHAGTNLFFTLTTVVVNTGLAFLIVKASLWTSEHRFGALYLAPLPLWLHTILALLMLDFIGSWLIHWVQHKTAWMWQFHKIHHIDTQIDATTALRHHPVESLFRIVALFVAILTMGVPFWMVMFYQSLSAFMSQFNHANIHLPKWLDNAMSWVIVSPDMHKVHHSRYQPETDANYANIFSIWDRVFGTFIKVPDTLAIQYGLDEYRDPRYQEIGPLLRVPWEPHPVKETQQSA